GCACGATGTGGAATGTATATTTATTGGTTGACTTGTCCATTTATATCCTGTTGATTTTAAAGACAACACACTTTTAAATTTGAGCTAAACAACAAATGATGACTGTCTGGGATGGAGATGGCACATTCAGATCAAGCATTTCCACATGAAGGAAAGTTTCACAGACAGCgtcaatgcaaagacaaaaataatctgtacaataacacacaaagacatgacaAGGAATAAAATGAGCACTTTGGCCCGTTGTCATGAGGAAAACggtaaaaataataaacattttatttgaacagaaaacacaaatgaaacctAGGCATTACATGGTAACGAACAACTGGGCATGTTTCAGTGAAACAACCAGAATCTGCCTTGTGTCGGCAAATGGTATCTCATAGACCggactgtctgactgacagtgtttttgAGCTTCACTTAAGCGTGAAAACTTTTCCCCTTCAGGATCTTCTGCACCTGAAAAAAAGCCCACTGGAGTTTAGAATTCATGCAGATGGTGTGACCGGTTggtgtttgttgttcttgttgcaTATTTTTGGCCTCGTGTTTGTTAAAACGCAGTGAAGCCGGCCCACCTGTTGACCCGTGGGTCCTTCGGGCACCAGCTGAGACGGCAACTCGTTTTCGACGTTTCTCATTCCCGGGTCGCCTCCTCTTCTCATCAGCAGCTTCACGGCTTCCGCTTGACTTTTGTGATTTTGCAAAGAGCTGACGATGTGCAGGGCCGTGTTTCCGCTGAACGTCTGAAAAGGGCAGAATTAGACATTAAAGCTCAAGCGGTTTGTGAGGCGCGCTGGACGTCTTTAAGCCGCGACTGACCTGAACGTTGACGACTGACAGTGAAGACGGATGATGGAGGAAAATGTTGAGCAGCTCCACATTTGCCTCCTCAGAAGCCATGTGAAGACACGTGCGTCCGCTTTTTAGATCctgaggaggtgaaagaaaCGTGGAAACAAGGTGAAGCGGCTGATGCTAACTTTTAATGTTATCTTTGAAATTGTGAAAAAAGTGATTTCAATGGTTGCCTCTGTCCCAAGGGAGGCGCCCATGAGCAGCAGCGTCTGAACACATTCGACATGCGTGtgtcttctctgcagcagctcgttTGTCATGAATGAACAAGGATTTTCCAGAGTCCTCAGCTCTTTAACAACGGCGTTGTGAGACAGGACAGCTACGTGCAGCGGAGTTAAACCTTTAGACAGAGAACAACGGAGTTTCGTCACAAAGACCTTTGACAGAAGCATCGGAAAAGCAGTTTTCAGCTCACCGTCGTAATTGACCATTTCAACATCGATCTGTTGGCCGCTCCCCATGAGGGTCCTCCAGATGCtctgtggaaaaatgtgtgacaaAGGAAACCTGTTAGAGTCCAGGTCACGCTTGTGCATGTCATAGACAGGTTTCTGttgacagagaaatgaaagtttCAACAAGACGAAGGTCAAAACTCAGTGAGGAGACTCAGTGTTTGACGTGAATGCGCAGTTAGAAATGAACAGGTGAGATCAACTGCACATTATTATGATTCAAGCCAGCATTTCGCTCAGCGCTGTGCCTCCGTTTAACCTCACTGAAGTAAAATGAGGATTAAATGAACAATAATTATCTTGTATGTTTTCGAGGCAGATGTAAATTCAATTGTCACTCAATCATTCAAatgttgtttgcttgtttcaAGTAGAAGTGGCTGAGAATATAACTCAGGAGAAAATCACTAAGTTTAGTGTTTTCTGATGTCACAGTGGCCATGCTGTCATTTGGCATCATGAAGAGTGAAAGCACAGGTTTAAGATATGACTGAATCCTGCCACACTGAGGGATGAGTTGATGCATTAATTGTTATTTCTGACCTGAAGACTGAGAAGGTGGCCTTTCTCGGCACACACGTGCAAAGGAGAGCGGCCCCAGAGGTCACGAATGTTGATCTGCGCTCCGTGCGTCAGCAGGTCGTGGACAATCAAGTGCTGATTGGTGGCAACTGCTATCTGAAGAGCTGTCTGCGTGGAAAGAGCGCAACAAGCCAGAGTCTCAGCTGTGCAGGAAGACTGAAGAACAGGAAAATCCTGACTCATCCATTACGTAAGATGAAGTTGCAGCGTTTGTACCTGTCCATTGTGTTCTTTCATGTCCAAGGAGCCGCCCGGAGCCATCTTTGCAGCGAGCACATTAGCCAGAGCCCGTCGGCCTTGTGCTACTGCGATGTGAAGAAAtctggagatggaggagaaaataagGCCACATGCAAATGATGTCCACGTGTTCATTCGGCCATTAATCCATTCGTGTTCCTGTCTTACTCGGCGATCGCTTTGAGCTAACTCGTTCAACAGTTCATCCGTTGCTCTGACATTAGCTCGCCGTTCAATGGTTCGTTGGCTTTTCGCTGTCTATCTGAACTCTTTATCCATTCCACATTTACTGTCTCAACTGATGACTGTCTTCATGAATACATACGTGTCTCCATCTTCATCCTGCatgttcagcagctctggagaaATTCCTCTGAGCCTCCGAGCCTCTTGCTGTATTTGCCAGTGAAATAAAGTCACTTTGGCTTCAGCGGCGGCAGACGCCGGGCCCTGCAGAGCTGGACGCTGCGGGGTCGTGTGACCCTTTTCGGGCACACGCTCATTCGTCATGTTGGAGTTTGCTGCAGCTGGACGTCCCGACAGATGAGGACTGGTGTCGTTGGAAGGAGCTTCAGATTTGGCATATTTAAATTTCTGATGCAAGTTGTTGTCGTCTAGCGGGCAGCTCCATTTCTGAAAGAGAATCGTGTCCAAACTGTCGTTACTTTTGTGTTTACTGCaagcattttcatgtttgtaATGATTTGCATATTAAGAACTTGTGAAGGAATGGAAGGAACTCATAAATCTAAATATCTGTCCTCGTGAACTAAACGGGACacattaaagaaataaatctcCTCTTTTTAACAATCAAATCCAGATAAAACATGAATCACGGAGTTGACTGCAACACCCAAACCGTCCACTGAAAACGTGTCTAATCACGTTCATGTGCTTGTTCTGTGTGTGGCTGACCTGGCGTTTCATCATCAGCAGTTCTTTCACAGTGTTCTTGCGAACAGCTTGGGCGTATTCCGGCAGCCTGGGATCAAAACAACCTGAGGGGAGACAATACAGTTAAAATGAAGTTTGGATCAAAGAAATCACCAAAAACGTGACATAAAATCTGCCAAAGGAAGGTTTTATCAGTGTGGATGGAAGACTGTCATAAACAGACAGATCAAAgagtggaagaagtattcacaAAGTCCAAGTCCAGC
The sequence above is a segment of the Chaetodon auriga isolate fChaAug3 chromosome 23, fChaAug3.hap1, whole genome shotgun sequence genome. Coding sequences within it:
- the LOC143316044 gene encoding NF-kappa-B inhibitor zeta-like isoform X1 encodes the protein MLDPRGNESRGGQSLSTGANAMNDTGCFDPRLPEYAQAVRKNTVKELLMMKRQKWSCPLDDNNLHQKFKYAKSEAPSNDTSPHLSGRPAAANSNMTNERVPEKGHTTPQRPALQGPASAAAEAKVTLFHWQIQQEARRLRGISPELLNMQDEDGDTFLHIAVAQGRRALANVLAAKMAPGGSLDMKEHNGQTALQIAVATNQHLIVHDLLTHGAQINIRDLWGRSPLHVCAEKGHLLSLQSIWRTLMGSGQQIDVEMVNYDGELKTAFPMLLSKVFVTKLRCSLSKGLTPLHVAVLSHNAVVKELRTLENPCSFMTNELLQRRHTHVECVQTLLLMGASLGTEATIEITFFTISKITLKVSISRFTLFPRFFHLLRI
- the LOC143316044 gene encoding NF-kappa-B inhibitor zeta-like isoform X2, whose amino-acid sequence is MLDPRGNESRGGQSLSTGANAMNDTGCFDPRLPEYAQAVRKNTVKELLMMKRQKWSCPLDDNNLHQKFKYAKSEAPSNDTSPHLSGRPAAANSNMTNERVPEKGHTTPQRPALQGPASAAAEAKVTLFHWQIQQEARRLRGISPELLNMQDEDGDTFLHIAVAQGRRALANVLAAKMAPGGSLDMKEHNGQTALQIAVATNQHLIVHDLLTHGAQINIRDLWGRSPLHVCAEKGHLLSLQSIWRTLMGSGQQIDVEMVNYDGLTPLHVAVLSHNAVVKELRTLENPCSFMTNELLQRRHTHVECVQTLLLMGASLGTEATIEITFFTISKITLKVSISRFTLFPRFFHLLRI